From a region of the Nitrospirota bacterium genome:
- a CDS encoding ferredoxin, whose product MATPIVDMDLCIGCGLCSELCPKVFELRDDKAWVANANACDTCDCQQAVDSCPVTAITLE is encoded by the coding sequence ATGGCTACCCCGATAGTTGATATGGACCTCTGCATCGGTTGCGGACTTTGCTCGGAACTGTGCCCCAAGGTTTTCGAGCTCCGGGACGATAAGGCATGGGTCGCCAACGCGAATGCCTGTGATACCTGCGATTGTCAGCAAGCGGTTGACAGCTGTCCCGTCACGGCAATAACATTGGAATAA